Proteins encoded by one window of Psychromonas sp. L1A2:
- a CDS encoding GspH/FimT family pseudopilin, producing MKLNANKGFTLIELMVTVAIVIILATIALPSWTKLIQDNSIASAVNQVQSIYQLTRSEAVKRHEKVTLKSSKSRLTWELTDEASNAIKTIKLSIDQVTITPSAGVDDEVNTTVDSSGFTNSEKIEFSWEDEYRCLVIYSSGQTKISSESGDCV from the coding sequence ATGAAATTAAATGCGAACAAAGGGTTCACATTAATAGAATTAATGGTAACCGTAGCGATTGTTATTATCTTAGCAACCATTGCATTGCCAAGCTGGACTAAGCTTATTCAAGATAACAGCATTGCAAGTGCTGTTAATCAAGTGCAAAGTATCTACCAATTAACTCGCTCAGAAGCAGTTAAACGCCATGAAAAGGTAACATTAAAGTCCTCTAAAAGCAGATTAACTTGGGAGCTAACAGACGAAGCATCTAATGCTATAAAAACAATCAAACTCTCAATAGACCAAGTGACGATCACTCCTTCTGCGGGTGTTGATGATGAAGTAAACACTACTGTTGATAGCTCTGGTTTTACCAACAGTGAAAAGATCGAATTTAGTTGGGAAGATGAATATCGTTGCTTGGTAATTTACAGTAGTGGTCAAACTAAAATCAGTTCAGAAAGTGGAGATTGTGTTTAA
- a CDS encoding type IV pilus modification PilV family protein, whose amino-acid sequence MNQLINRKHRQNKQQGFTLLELLIAVVIASISVLGLAYTQTKSLQYARSSSQYTRASIEASNTVEEIWASLCEFQNGTKALNTLTLADGFTRTFTPTSFDNEMKITIAWGDNRLTDAGNEVIVVDNEVAVEVVFPAINNDTTLCP is encoded by the coding sequence ATGAATCAATTAATCAACCGTAAGCATCGTCAGAATAAACAACAAGGTTTCACACTACTAGAGCTTTTAATCGCGGTTGTTATCGCAAGTATCTCTGTATTAGGCTTGGCTTACACACAAACGAAAAGCCTGCAATACGCACGTAGTAGTAGCCAATATACGCGAGCTAGCATTGAAGCCAGTAATACCGTAGAGGAAATATGGGCTTCGCTGTGTGAGTTTCAAAATGGAACTAAAGCATTAAATACTTTAACGCTTGCTGACGGTTTTACACGTACTTTTACCCCTACCTCTTTCGATAATGAAATGAAAATCACTATTGCATGGGGCGATAATCGCTTAACTGATGCCGGTAATGAAGTGATAGTAGTCGATAATGAAGTGGCAGTAGAAGTTGTTTTTCCTGCAATTAACAACGATACAACTCTCTGCCCATAG
- a CDS encoding PilW family protein — protein sequence MKKQRNTQSGFSLIELMIAMSLSLLLILGIATVFSSLKNTSSYSQQLENTQEVLRFTNSTFSRAVHRANEMDDKSYTGSDGNTYKQLDLTFNLDNLDSSDANDTYTSCLGNPMTSQYYESYRLTDNELLCAEYTTAGLDDSSKTFTAIGTNIDDLNFSITDNLLTVTITPSIMSNIELIGSDTIDMMFAQRQAILGLN from the coding sequence ATGAAGAAACAACGCAATACGCAGTCAGGATTTAGTTTAATTGAGTTAATGATTGCAATGTCGCTGTCTCTACTCCTTATACTGGGTATAGCGACTGTATTCTCTAGTTTAAAAAACACTTCTTCTTATTCTCAACAATTAGAAAACACACAAGAAGTCTTGCGTTTTACCAACTCGACTTTTAGTCGAGCAGTACATCGAGCAAATGAGATGGATGATAAGTCTTATACTGGGAGCGATGGCAATACGTATAAGCAATTAGATTTAACTTTCAATTTAGACAATTTAGACAGTTCAGATGCAAATGATACTTATACCAGCTGTTTAGGTAATCCCATGACAAGCCAATACTATGAAAGCTATCGCCTCACTGATAATGAACTCCTTTGTGCAGAATACACAACGGCAGGACTAGATGACTCAAGTAAAACATTTACTGCGATCGGCACAAATATTGATGATTTGAACTTCTCAATTACTGATAATTTACTCACAGTCACCATTACACCATCAATAATGTCGAACATAGAATTAATTGGCAGTGACACTATCGATATGATGTTTGCACAACGTCAAGCAATATTAGGCTTAAATTAA
- the dtd gene encoding D-aminoacyl-tRNA deacylase — MIAMIQRVTNASVVVKGDTVGKVDHGLLVLLGVEKGDTDAQCKRLAEKVLAYRIFADQQGKMNLNVQQAAGDLLVISQFTLAADTKKGNRPGFSNGAEPIEAKRLYLDFSEQCRLLGCHVENGIFAADMQVTSTNDGPTTFWLQV, encoded by the coding sequence ATGATTGCGATGATTCAGCGTGTAACGAATGCCTCAGTCGTTGTTAAAGGTGATACTGTTGGAAAGGTTGACCATGGATTATTGGTTTTATTGGGTGTAGAAAAAGGCGACACCGATGCACAATGTAAGCGCTTAGCAGAGAAAGTGTTAGCGTATCGTATTTTTGCTGACCAGCAAGGTAAAATGAATCTTAATGTACAACAAGCGGCAGGTGACTTATTAGTTATTTCACAGTTTACGTTGGCTGCTGATACTAAAAAGGGTAATCGTCCCGGGTTCAGTAATGGGGCCGAGCCAATAGAAGCAAAACGACTTTACTTAGACTTCAGTGAGCAATGTCGATTGTTAGGCTGTCATGTTGAAAACGGTATCTTTGCAGCAGATATGCAAGTGACTTCAACGAATGATGGACCTACAACTTTTTGGTTGCAGGTTTAA
- a CDS encoding virulence factor BrkB family protein, with amino-acid sequence MQLQQQVLVEKIKLFYNYGIFLWKRSEEDNIKVPAGHLAYVTLLSIVPCLAVVFYMLSAFPMFSELNKIIENLIYNNFVPTAGDAVKEHMTGFIENTKKMSMMGIASLVVIALLLISTIDQTINRIWRCNKKRSPIQAFTIYWTILSLGPIIIGGSIALSSYIFSIVKTDGFLSIGQQVLSFMPFVFSWLAFAGVYTLVPHQRVRLRYAMIGGFIAALLFSLATDLFTLYITNFPSQQIIYGALAVIPIMFVWIYFSWLIVLIGAEVTATLDEFFYPEAGLVEEPEEV; translated from the coding sequence TTGCAACTACAGCAGCAAGTTTTAGTAGAGAAAATAAAGCTATTTTATAACTATGGCATATTCTTATGGAAACGTAGTGAGGAAGATAATATTAAAGTGCCTGCGGGTCATCTTGCTTATGTAACCTTACTTTCAATCGTGCCTTGTCTTGCCGTTGTTTTTTATATGCTCTCTGCTTTTCCAATGTTCTCTGAGCTTAATAAAATCATTGAAAACCTTATTTATAATAACTTTGTGCCGACGGCTGGAGATGCGGTTAAAGAGCATATGACGGGGTTCATTGAAAATACTAAAAAAATGAGCATGATGGGGATCGCCTCATTAGTAGTGATTGCTTTGTTATTGATTTCAACGATTGACCAAACGATTAATCGTATCTGGCGTTGTAATAAAAAACGCTCTCCCATTCAAGCGTTTACTATTTATTGGACCATTCTCAGCTTAGGCCCAATTATTATTGGTGGCAGTATTGCATTGAGCTCTTATATCTTTTCTATTGTAAAAACCGATGGCTTTTTATCAATCGGGCAGCAAGTACTCAGTTTTATGCCGTTTGTCTTTTCTTGGCTCGCTTTTGCTGGTGTTTATACGTTAGTGCCTCACCAAAGAGTGCGTTTACGTTATGCGATGATAGGTGGTTTTATTGCTGCTTTATTATTTAGCTTAGCGACAGATTTATTTACTTTATATATTACTAATTTCCCATCACAACAGATTATTTATGGCGCATTAGCGGTCATCCCTATTATGTTTGTATGGATCTACTTTAGTTGGTTAATTGTATTAATTGGTGCTGAAGTAACGGCAACTTTAGATGAATTCTTTTACCCCGAAGCAGGGCTCGTTGAAGAACCTGAGGAAGTGTAA
- the typA gene encoding translational GTPase TypA, whose protein sequence is MSLDKLRNIAIIAHVDHGKTTLVDKLLEQSGTLDSRGDNEERVMDSNDLEKERGITILAKNTAIVWNDYHINIVDTPGHADFGGEVERILSMVDSVCLIVDAVDGPMPQTRFVTQKAFAHGLKPIVVINKIDKPGARPEWVMDQVFDLFDNLGATDEQLDFQVVYASALNGWASTDMDTQKDNMEDLFQTIVDTVAPPEADRDGDFQMQISQLDYNSYVGVIGVGRITRGHVKVNQAVTIIGADGKERKGKVGQVLGYLGLERHDIEYGEAGDIIAISGLGELKISDTICAQNNVEAMTPLTVDEPTVTMTFQVNNSPFCGKEGKFVTSRNILDRLNKELVHNVALKVEETADPDKFKVSGRGELHLGILIENMRREGFELAVSRPEVIERMIDGQLHEPMETLTVDCEEAHQGSIMEQLGIRKAELTNMIPDGKGRVRLDFMIPSRGLIGFQTEFMTITSGSGLLYHSFDHYGLHKGGTIGQRQNGVMVCNQTGKAVTYSLFFLQDRGRLFLGHATEVYEGQIIGIHNRSNDLTVNCIRGKQLTNVRSSGTDEAQTLSPAIILTLEQALEFIDVDELVEVTPLSIRIRKKLLGENERKRAARPSKG, encoded by the coding sequence ATGTCGTTAGATAAATTAAGAAATATAGCCATCATTGCTCACGTTGACCATGGTAAAACAACATTGGTTGATAAACTGTTAGAGCAGTCTGGTACTTTAGATTCACGTGGTGATAATGAAGAACGTGTAATGGATTCTAACGATCTTGAAAAAGAACGTGGTATTACTATCCTTGCAAAAAATACAGCGATTGTATGGAATGATTACCATATCAACATCGTAGATACGCCAGGACATGCCGATTTCGGTGGTGAAGTAGAACGTATTCTATCTATGGTAGACAGTGTTTGTCTTATCGTTGATGCGGTTGATGGTCCAATGCCACAAACTCGCTTTGTAACGCAAAAAGCATTTGCACACGGTCTTAAGCCAATTGTTGTTATCAACAAAATTGATAAGCCTGGCGCTCGTCCTGAATGGGTAATGGATCAAGTATTTGATTTATTTGACAACCTAGGCGCGACTGATGAGCAATTAGACTTCCAAGTTGTTTATGCTTCTGCATTAAACGGTTGGGCAAGTACTGATATGGACACTCAAAAAGATAACATGGAAGATTTATTCCAAACTATCGTTGATACTGTTGCTCCACCAGAAGCGGATCGCGATGGCGATTTCCAAATGCAAATCTCTCAACTTGATTACAACTCTTACGTAGGTGTTATCGGTGTTGGTCGTATTACACGTGGTCACGTTAAAGTAAATCAAGCTGTTACTATTATTGGTGCTGACGGTAAAGAACGTAAAGGTAAAGTAGGTCAAGTATTAGGTTACTTAGGTCTAGAACGTCATGATATTGAATACGGTGAAGCTGGCGACATTATTGCAATCAGTGGTTTAGGCGAACTTAAGATCTCTGACACTATCTGTGCACAAAACAATGTTGAAGCGATGACGCCATTAACTGTTGATGAACCAACGGTAACAATGACTTTCCAAGTAAACAACTCTCCATTCTGTGGTAAAGAAGGTAAATTCGTTACATCACGTAACATCCTTGACCGTTTGAATAAAGAGCTTGTACACAACGTTGCATTAAAAGTAGAAGAAACTGCCGATCCTGATAAATTTAAAGTATCTGGTCGTGGTGAACTACATTTAGGTATCTTAATTGAAAACATGCGTCGTGAAGGTTTTGAGCTAGCAGTATCTCGTCCTGAAGTTATCGAACGTATGATTGATGGTCAGTTACATGAGCCAATGGAAACATTGACTGTTGACTGTGAAGAAGCACATCAAGGTTCAATCATGGAACAATTAGGTATCCGTAAAGCGGAACTAACTAACATGATCCCTGATGGTAAAGGTCGCGTACGTTTAGACTTTATGATTCCAAGTCGTGGTTTAATCGGTTTCCAAACTGAGTTCATGACAATTACATCTGGTTCTGGTCTTTTATACCATAGCTTTGATCACTACGGTCTACATAAAGGCGGTACAATTGGTCAACGTCAAAATGGTGTAATGGTTTGTAATCAAACTGGTAAAGCGGTTACATACTCACTATTCTTCTTACAAGATCGTGGTCGTTTATTCCTAGGTCATGCTACTGAAGTTTACGAAGGTCAAATCATCGGTATTCATAACCGTTCAAACGATTTAACAGTTAACTGTATTCGTGGTAAGCAGCTTACTAACGTTCGTTCTTCTGGTACAGATGAAGCACAAACACTTTCACCAGCAATCATTTTAACGCTTGAACAAGCGCTTGAATTTATTGATGTTGATGAATTAGTGGAAGTAACGCCGTTAAGCATTCGTATCCGTAAGAAATTACTGGGCGAAAATGAACGTAAGCGTGCAGCTCGTCCATCTAAAGGTTAA
- the glnA gene encoding glutamate--ammonia ligase, with product MSVQTIQDVLTLIKEQDVKFVDLRFTDTHGKEQHVSVPHHQVTEDFFEEGKMFDGSSIAGWKGIQDSDMVLMPVPSTAVLDPFTDDATLNLRCDVLEPKTMLGYDRDPRSVAKRAEAYMRSTGIADTVLFGPEPEFFLFDDVKYGNSIAGAFYSVDAKEAAWNSGTSYEEGNTGHRPGIKGGYFPVAPVDSAQNIRSAMCLIMEEMGLVVEAHHHEVATAGQNEIACRFNTMVEKADEIQIYKYVVHNVAHAYGQTATFMPKPLVGDNGSGNHCHQSLGKDGVNLFSGDQYGGLSEMALYYIGGIIKHAKALNAFTNASTNSYKRLIPGFEAPVMLAYSAGNRSASIRIPIVPTARAARIEVRFPDPTMNPYLGFSAMLMAGLDGIKNKIHPGDSLDKDLYDLPKEEADAIPQVAVSFEEALAALDADRDFLVEGGVFSNEAIDAFIELKTAECQAVSQATHPKEFDLYYSV from the coding sequence ATGTCTGTACAAACAATTCAAGACGTTCTAACTCTAATCAAAGAGCAAGACGTAAAATTCGTAGATTTACGCTTTACTGATACACATGGTAAAGAACAACACGTATCAGTTCCACATCACCAAGTAACTGAAGACTTTTTTGAAGAAGGCAAGATGTTCGACGGTTCTTCAATCGCAGGCTGGAAAGGCATTCAAGATTCTGACATGGTGCTTATGCCAGTTCCTTCAACTGCAGTACTTGACCCATTTACAGACGATGCGACGTTAAACTTACGTTGTGACGTATTAGAACCAAAAACAATGTTAGGTTACGACCGTGACCCTCGCTCAGTAGCTAAGCGCGCTGAAGCATACATGCGTTCAACAGGTATTGCTGATACTGTATTATTTGGTCCAGAACCAGAATTCTTCCTATTTGACGACGTTAAATACGGTAACAGCATTGCGGGTGCGTTTTACTCAGTAGATGCAAAAGAAGCAGCATGGAACTCAGGTACTTCTTATGAAGAAGGCAACACGGGTCACCGCCCAGGCATCAAAGGTGGTTACTTCCCAGTAGCACCCGTTGACTCAGCTCAAAACATCCGTTCTGCTATGTGTTTAATCATGGAAGAAATGGGCTTAGTTGTTGAAGCGCATCACCACGAAGTTGCTACTGCTGGCCAAAATGAAATCGCCTGTCGTTTCAATACTATGGTTGAAAAAGCAGATGAAATTCAAATTTACAAGTATGTAGTTCATAACGTTGCTCATGCATACGGTCAAACTGCTACCTTTATGCCTAAACCACTGGTTGGCGATAACGGTTCTGGTAACCATTGTCACCAATCTTTAGGTAAAGACGGTGTTAACTTGTTCTCAGGTGACCAATACGGCGGCCTATCTGAAATGGCACTTTATTACATCGGTGGTATCATCAAGCACGCTAAAGCGCTTAATGCATTCACTAATGCGTCAACTAACTCGTACAAACGTCTTATTCCAGGTTTTGAAGCACCAGTAATGCTTGCATACTCTGCTGGTAACCGTTCTGCATCTATCCGTATTCCAATTGTACCTACTGCACGCGCAGCACGTATTGAAGTACGTTTCCCAGATCCAACAATGAACCCTTACTTAGGTTTCTCTGCAATGTTGATGGCTGGTCTTGACGGTATCAAAAACAAGATCCACCCTGGTGACTCTTTAGATAAAGATTTATACGACCTACCTAAAGAAGAAGCTGATGCAATTCCACAAGTTGCTGTTTCTTTTGAAGAAGCACTTGCTGCGCTAGATGCTGACCGTGACTTCCTTGTTGAAGGTGGCGTATTCTCAAATGAAGCTATTGATGCGTTCATTGAGCTAAAAACTGCGGAATGCCAAGCTGTATCACAAGCAACGCATCCAAAAGAGTTCGATTTATACTACAGCGTATAA
- a CDS encoding glutamine synthetase III family protein has protein sequence MSGNQVRLQAIEQITNRAPKEVAQTEPLNQIWATDVFNLAKMEEAVSKNAFKAIKKTVKTGEALDNATADIIAAAMKDWALAKGAKFFSHVFYPMTNITAEKHDAFILTNSDGNAINEFTGSLLIKGEPDGSSFPNGSLRMTNAARGYTAWDPTSPAYIQQTANGATLMIPSVFMSWTGEALDKKIPLLRSNSAMNDAAQKVLKLMGEKNVAALDSSCGPEQEYFLIDENFANARPDLLLAGRTLFGAAPAKGQQFDDHYFGAIPARVQVFMQDFEDKLYKLGIPAKTHHNEVAPGQFEIAPYYGAANVGADQQQLLMTMMKQTAKEHGFLCLLHEKPFAGVNGSGKHVNWSVGNSTQGNLLDPGKTPHKNLQFLLFCGAVIRGVHKYGPLLRAVIASAGNDHRLGANEAPPAILSVYLGDQLEKVFDEIKTGKLTTCTQGGEMDLGLSQILNFDRDPGDRNRTSPFAFTGNRFEFRAVGSEQSVSGPLVAMNTMLADSLNWIAEKLEAALKTQDQTAAVITVLKELMELHGNAVFGGDGYSSEWHKAAVEERGLQNIPTTADALPAFKSKEVIELFTKTGVLTAVELESRYEVYAEQYNLAIEVEAKLVIDIAKTKIYPAAITYVSELTLASASTLDLGIELDSTIAKQIAEHINGLLASVAKLETETAKHDFADTEAHMRHSADIICPLMGEAREHADALELLVADELWPLPKYSEMLFIK, from the coding sequence ATGAGTGGAAATCAAGTCCGTCTTCAAGCAATTGAACAAATTACTAACCGTGCACCAAAAGAGGTCGCTCAAACTGAACCACTAAATCAAATTTGGGCTACTGATGTATTCAATCTAGCTAAAATGGAAGAAGCGGTATCAAAAAATGCATTTAAAGCGATTAAAAAAACGGTTAAGACTGGTGAAGCATTAGATAATGCAACAGCTGATATCATTGCTGCTGCAATGAAAGATTGGGCTTTAGCAAAAGGCGCTAAGTTTTTCTCTCACGTATTCTATCCAATGACAAATATTACCGCAGAAAAGCACGATGCCTTTATTCTGACAAACTCTGACGGTAATGCGATCAATGAATTTACTGGTAGCCTATTAATTAAGGGTGAACCAGATGGTTCTTCTTTCCCTAATGGTAGCCTACGTATGACTAATGCTGCACGTGGTTATACAGCATGGGATCCAACAAGCCCTGCTTATATTCAACAAACAGCAAATGGTGCAACATTAATGATTCCAAGTGTTTTCATGTCTTGGACTGGTGAAGCACTTGATAAGAAAATTCCACTACTTCGCTCAAATTCAGCAATGAATGATGCAGCACAAAAAGTATTGAAATTAATGGGCGAAAAGAACGTTGCAGCATTAGATTCAAGCTGTGGTCCTGAGCAAGAATATTTCTTAATTGATGAAAACTTCGCAAATGCACGTCCAGATTTACTACTAGCAGGTCGTACTTTATTCGGTGCAGCGCCAGCTAAAGGTCAACAGTTTGATGATCACTACTTTGGTGCAATACCAGCACGTGTACAAGTGTTCATGCAAGATTTTGAAGACAAACTATACAAGTTAGGTATCCCAGCTAAAACACACCATAACGAAGTAGCACCAGGACAATTTGAAATTGCACCTTACTACGGCGCAGCTAACGTAGGCGCAGACCAACAGCAATTACTAATGACAATGATGAAGCAAACGGCTAAAGAGCACGGTTTCCTATGTCTATTACATGAAAAACCATTCGCAGGTGTAAATGGTTCAGGTAAACACGTTAACTGGTCTGTTGGTAACAGCACACAAGGTAACTTACTTGACCCAGGTAAAACACCTCATAAAAACCTACAGTTCCTATTATTCTGTGGTGCCGTTATTCGTGGTGTACATAAATATGGTCCATTATTACGTGCGGTTATTGCTTCTGCTGGTAATGACCATCGTTTAGGTGCCAATGAAGCTCCACCGGCTATTCTTTCTGTTTACCTAGGTGACCAGTTAGAGAAAGTATTTGATGAGATCAAAACAGGTAAACTAACAACTTGTACTCAAGGCGGCGAGATGGATCTTGGTCTTTCTCAAATTCTTAACTTTGACCGTGATCCAGGTGACCGTAACCGTACGTCTCCATTTGCATTCACTGGTAACCGTTTTGAATTCCGCGCGGTAGGTTCTGAACAATCTGTATCAGGCCCATTAGTTGCAATGAATACAATGCTTGCTGATTCATTAAACTGGATTGCTGAGAAGTTAGAAGCTGCATTAAAAACACAAGATCAAACGGCTGCTGTTATCACAGTATTAAAAGAGTTAATGGAACTACACGGTAACGCTGTATTTGGCGGTGACGGTTATTCTTCAGAATGGCATAAAGCGGCTGTTGAAGAACGTGGTTTACAAAACATCCCTACGACTGCTGATGCATTACCCGCTTTCAAATCTAAAGAAGTTATTGAGTTATTCACAAAAACAGGTGTTTTAACTGCGGTTGAACTAGAAAGCCGTTACGAAGTGTATGCTGAACAATACAACTTAGCGATTGAAGTTGAAGCTAAACTAGTAATAGACATTGCTAAAACTAAAATCTACCCAGCTGCGATCACTTATGTATCTGAGCTAACGCTTGCTTCTGCTTCAACGCTAGATCTAGGTATTGAATTAGATTCAACGATTGCAAAACAAATCGCTGAACATATTAATGGTCTATTAGCTTCAGTTGCGAAACTTGAAACTGAAACTGCTAAACATGACTTTGCAGATACAGAAGCTCATATGCGCCATAGCGCCGATATCATTTGTCCATTAATGGGTGAAGCTCGTGAACATGCTGATGCACTTGAGTTACTAGTAGCAGACGAATTATGGCCTCTACCTAAATACTCTGAAATGTTATTTATTAAATAA
- a CDS encoding DUF4124 domain-containing protein codes for MKCSLLLSILLCFYATLTSAETKIYHWVDEKGKSHFADTAPPGTAEIIIKNKNLVSTPQQQQPERTSNTNINTKKEEIIEYLAEITTPKDDVAIRSNNGTLEVHVKTTPEKKSTQRLQLFLDGQALGLPQISPTIRALNVDRGTHQIQVKLLDEANNILATTQVVTVHLQRISVNN; via the coding sequence ATGAAGTGTTCACTTTTATTATCTATATTGCTTTGTTTTTATGCGACTTTAACTTCTGCTGAAACGAAAATTTATCATTGGGTTGATGAAAAGGGTAAAAGCCACTTTGCAGATACAGCACCACCTGGTACAGCTGAAATAATAATTAAGAATAAAAATTTAGTCTCAACACCTCAGCAGCAACAACCTGAAAGAACAAGCAACACAAATATCAATACTAAGAAAGAAGAAATTATTGAATATCTAGCAGAAATAACAACACCTAAAGATGATGTTGCAATAAGAAGCAATAACGGCACATTAGAAGTTCACGTTAAAACAACACCTGAAAAGAAAAGCACACAACGCTTACAACTTTTTTTAGATGGTCAAGCATTAGGTTTGCCACAAATATCACCGACTATTCGAGCATTAAATGTTGACCGTGGTACGCACCAAATACAAGTCAAGTTATTAGACGAAGCAAACAACATATTAGCGACAACACAAGTTGTTACTGTACATTTACAACGTATCTCTGTTAATAATTAG
- the glnL gene encoding nitrogen regulation protein NR(II), with translation MSKEPSIDLIFTFLEEAKTAFVALDASLNLIYANPASEQLLSQSKQRLYGQNLHALAEQFHFSPESIKNLLLEESSFTENEVTLFIDGHPLLIDLSASYIDNKSTQYIIIEMRCIEQQKRISQVHYQEHQQKAAQELVRGLAHEIKNPLGGLRGAAQLLEAELPDPELKEFTQIIIEQADRLSALVNRLLGPQKLGEKRIHNIHSVLESVRKLVNLDLPENVKIHIDYDPSIPDFEMEPDQLQQAFLNIVQNAVQALQSQPENHSITLRTRTANQITINGLPQRLATEIKIIDTGPGIPMHIRNTLFYPMVTGRKDGTGLGLSIAQELIKQHYGRIEFNSCKGHTEFSVYLPI, from the coding sequence ATGTCAAAAGAACCTAGTATCGATCTTATTTTTACTTTTCTTGAAGAAGCTAAAACGGCGTTTGTAGCATTAGATGCCTCATTAAATCTAATCTACGCGAACCCAGCAAGTGAGCAGTTGTTGTCACAAAGTAAACAACGTTTATATGGCCAGAACTTGCACGCGCTTGCAGAACAATTTCACTTTTCACCTGAATCGATTAAAAACTTACTACTTGAAGAATCATCTTTTACAGAGAACGAAGTTACTTTATTTATTGACGGTCACCCGTTATTAATTGACTTAAGTGCCAGCTATATAGACAACAAATCGACACAATATATCATTATTGAAATGCGTTGTATCGAGCAACAAAAGCGCATTAGTCAAGTTCATTATCAAGAACATCAGCAAAAAGCGGCGCAAGAACTAGTGCGTGGTTTAGCCCATGAAATTAAAAACCCTTTAGGTGGACTACGTGGTGCAGCACAGCTATTAGAAGCAGAGTTACCTGATCCAGAATTAAAAGAATTTACACAAATTATCATTGAACAAGCGGATAGATTAAGCGCCTTAGTTAACCGTTTGTTAGGACCTCAAAAACTAGGTGAAAAACGCATTCATAATATTCATTCAGTATTAGAAAGTGTCCGTAAATTAGTTAACTTAGACTTACCTGAAAATGTAAAAATACATATTGATTACGATCCTAGCATTCCAGATTTTGAAATGGAGCCGGATCAGCTACAACAAGCGTTTTTGAATATTGTTCAAAATGCAGTACAAGCGTTACAAAGCCAACCTGAGAACCACTCAATCACGCTGCGTACTCGAACTGCAAATCAAATAACAATTAATGGATTACCACAACGTTTAGCAACCGAAATTAAAATTATAGATACCGGACCGGGTATACCAATGCATATTAGAAATACATTATTTTACCCAATGGTAACTGGACGCAAAGATGGAACTGGCTTAGGGTTATCAATTGCACAAGAATTGATTAAGCAACACTACGGGCGTATTGAGTTTAACAGTTGTAAAGGCCACACAGAGTTTTCGGTTTATTTACCAATTTAA